One part of the Thermodesulfovibrio sp. 3462-1 genome encodes these proteins:
- the ricT gene encoding regulatory iron-sulfur-containing complex subunit RicT, whose protein sequence is MNNIVHVRVRPFGKVYRYLNNLGIELKKGDFVVVEGDFGLTLGYVLKTSSDTENSFKPVMRKATQEDMEAFQKNLSLEKEAWNFCLQRINERQLPMKLLVVESALDRKRIIFYFTAEGRIDFRELVKDLAAKFKTRIEMRQIGVRDEAKFLGGIGVCGFETCCKTFISFFKPISLKMAKDQEIVLNVSKLSGLCGRLKCCLRHEYYDEAEDTVDEEIIAQEEKEPEIKKLSFIIKEAEELIDESSGGKDESK, encoded by the coding sequence ATGAACAATATAGTACATGTAAGAGTTAGACCTTTTGGTAAAGTTTATCGCTATTTAAACAACCTTGGTATAGAATTAAAAAAAGGTGATTTTGTTGTTGTGGAGGGTGATTTTGGATTAACCTTGGGATATGTTTTGAAAACTTCTTCTGACACAGAAAACTCTTTTAAGCCAGTCATGAGAAAGGCAACTCAGGAAGATATGGAAGCCTTTCAGAAAAATCTTTCTTTAGAGAAAGAAGCATGGAATTTTTGTCTTCAAAGAATAAATGAAAGACAGTTACCGATGAAACTATTAGTGGTGGAGTCTGCCCTTGACAGAAAAAGAATTATCTTCTATTTTACTGCAGAAGGTAGGATTGATTTCAGAGAACTGGTTAAAGACCTTGCAGCAAAATTCAAAACGAGAATAGAAATGAGGCAGATAGGAGTAAGGGATGAAGCAAAATTTCTTGGTGGGATTGGAGTTTGTGGGTTTGAGACATGCTGTAAAACATTTATAAGTTTCTTTAAGCCAATTTCTTTAAAAATGGCTAAAGATCAGGAAATTGTGCTTAATGTTTCCAAGCTTTCAGGTCTTTGCGGAAGGTTGAAATGTTGTCTAAGACACGAATACTATGATGAAGCAGAGGATACTGTTGATGAAGAAATTATTGCTCAGGAAGAAAAAGAGCCTGAAATTAAAAAACTGTCCTTTATTATAAAAGAGGCAGAAGAATTAATAGATGAAAGTTCTGGAGGAAAGGATGAGTCAAAATAA
- a CDS encoding DNA polymerase III subunit: protein MSFNEIISQEKAIKLLKGTLRTKKIPSALLFLGDAYIGKTSTAINYAKALNCLNSEEDACNICTSCKKIEQGLHPDVKLVTAEKDVVTVTSIREVEEFVSFRPLEGRYKVVIIKEAHKMNHAAANAFLKTVEEPPENTVIILICENIDTLPEPLISRCFKVYFTPLSTQAVKKILPDVEDSLIRIIMGKPGLFISRDVSKDIQWFNSTLKNMKEKNKKSPWKDNEDVKWWIDFLCIFLRDCLLGFFLKTSYCPILPSDFKLKENASPEELFNLYEEIQNIKRSIDLNLNKSIVWNYMTYLLGNLITIKKQETTNLEQ from the coding sequence ATGAGTTTTAATGAAATCATATCCCAGGAAAAAGCAATAAAACTACTCAAGGGCACATTAAGGACGAAAAAGATTCCCAGTGCTTTATTATTTCTGGGAGACGCTTATATCGGAAAAACTTCAACAGCTATCAACTATGCCAAAGCTCTGAATTGCTTGAATTCTGAAGAAGATGCCTGCAATATTTGCACATCATGCAAAAAAATTGAACAGGGATTGCATCCAGATGTTAAACTCGTAACTGCTGAAAAGGATGTAGTAACAGTGACCAGCATAAGAGAGGTTGAAGAGTTTGTTTCTTTCCGTCCTCTTGAAGGAAGGTATAAAGTTGTTATCATAAAAGAAGCACATAAAATGAATCATGCAGCAGCAAATGCCTTTCTTAAAACAGTTGAAGAGCCTCCTGAAAATACTGTAATAATTCTTATCTGCGAAAATATTGATACTTTACCAGAACCTCTGATTTCAAGATGTTTTAAAGTATATTTTACACCTCTTTCAACTCAAGCAGTAAAAAAGATTCTACCTGATGTTGAAGACAGTTTAATCAGAATTATTATGGGTAAACCAGGGCTTTTTATATCAAGGGATGTATCAAAAGATATTCAATGGTTTAATAGCACATTAAAAAACATGAAAGAAAAGAATAAAAAATCACCGTGGAAAGACAATGAAGATGTTAAATGGTGGATAGATTTTTTATGTATTTTTCTTAGAGACTGCCTTTTGGGATTTTTTCTTAAAACTTCATATTGCCCTATTTTACCCTCAGATTTTAAACTAAAAGAAAATGCATCTCCAGAGGAATTGTTTAATCTTTATGAAGAGATACAAAACATAAAAAGAAGCATTGATTTAAATTTAAATAAGTCAATTGTATGGAATTATATGACTTATCTTCTTGGGAATTTGATAACTATAAAAAAGCAAGAAACAACTAACTTAGAACAATAG
- the tmk gene encoding dTMP kinase: MNRGIFITFEGIEGSGKTTQGRLLAQTLKNEGFKVFYTYEPGDTLAGRYIREILLNSEIKITPLCELLLYFADRAQHIEEKIKPHLEAGFIVICDRFTDSTIVYQGYVRGISIDLIEELNKKLFSQFIPDLTVLLDCSASIGLGRNKKANKKDRFEMETLSFHEKVREGYLELAKINKERFFVLDATESINVIAEKIYKKVKSLII, encoded by the coding sequence ATGAATAGAGGAATTTTTATAACCTTTGAAGGCATAGAGGGTTCTGGCAAAACAACTCAGGGAAGACTGCTTGCTCAGACATTGAAGAATGAAGGATTTAAAGTTTTTTATACTTATGAGCCAGGAGATACCTTAGCTGGAAGATACATCAGAGAGATTCTTCTTAATTCAGAAATTAAAATAACTCCATTATGTGAACTTCTTCTTTATTTTGCAGACAGAGCTCAACACATTGAGGAAAAAATAAAGCCACATCTTGAAGCAGGTTTTATTGTAATATGTGACAGATTTACTGATTCAACCATAGTTTATCAGGGATATGTAAGAGGTATATCAATTGATTTAATTGAAGAATTGAATAAAAAACTATTCAGTCAATTCATACCAGATTTAACAGTATTGCTTGACTGTTCAGCAAGCATCGGGCTTGGAAGAAATAAGAAAGCAAATAAAAAAGATAGATTTGAGATGGAAACCTTATCCTTTCATGAGAAAGTAAGAGAGGGTTATCTTGAACTTGCAAAAATAAACAAAGAAAGATTTTTTGTTCTGGATGCCACTGAGTCTATAAATGTAATAGCTGAAAAAATATATAAAAAAGTTAAATCCTTGATTATTTGA
- a CDS encoding AURKAIP1/COX24 domain-containing protein encodes MGSVLKWRKKKIKKHKYRKLRKKMRAQRRNK; translated from the coding sequence GTGGGAAGTGTTCTTAAGTGGAGGAAAAAAAAGATAAAAAAACATAAATACAGAAAGCTTCGCAAAAAAATGAGAGCACAAAGAAGAAACAAATAA
- a CDS encoding acyl-CoA dehydratase activase has protein sequence MGSELSLGIDVGSETAKIAVVDSDFRIIEKLYLKHFGKPAEIVSRILMDIASRYSDLKICFTGVSGRFIAKNAGAPYVNEIVSQATATSFFYPQVRTIIEIGGEDSKLVFLDKKGRIKDFSLNSICAAGTGSFLEQQAERLGLTIEQFSELATKSERPSKIAGRCSVFAKSDMIHLQQIATPLEDIIAGLCFALARNFKATMFKGRSIEKEVAFQGGVAANRGMIKAFKKVLGINEILIPEHFEVTGAIGAAIKAQKEGAYLNEAIIEKLGKLKAEIEYGLPPLSASSLKSSVFSFQPLKPQHAYLGIDVGSVSTNIVLIDEEGRIITKKYLPTAGKPIDAVKRGLSEINREIQNIQIKGVGVTGSGRYMIGDFVGADVVKNEITAHARGAIHFDPSIDTIFEIGGQDSKYIKLKDGKVVDFEMNKACAAGTGSFIEEQADKLGITLEEFQSLAFSSKTPCKLGERCTVFMENSLVINLHKGARKEDIVAGLCYSIAENYINRVVAGKSIGKRIFFQGGVAFNRAVVAAFENFLKERVDSVLELIIPPHHEVMGAIGVALIAKDFMKNGKESKFKGFSLKDRLYSISSFECKGCPNYCEINRVKIEGEENYLFYGGRCDKYERQDVTSRLPDPVKLREELLWKAHKEYEAQYRDRKAPVIGIPYIFFFHDHLPFWSTLLWELGFNVKVSDKTNKEIINKGVEKVLSEACFPLKVAYGHIADLIEKGVDLIFLPSFINLNLYDEYERGLACPLVQTIPYVSRRLFREAKFIIPRIDFSRGFDYLKKELIQAFKGIINIKNLDEKIATAKHKQKEFVISIQKEGLKLLETAKDRSLGQQATVVILGRSYNSFDQAVSLDISGKLTRLNVLPIPMDMLPLEGINIKDEWSNLYWRSGQKIIRASRFIHKSDEVYPVFITNFSCGPDSFIINYFKEEMAKKPYLILEIDEHSADAGVVTRLEAFIDSVRDREKKDSEKKFIPLLIKSSDLSKRIIYIPRMSDHAFALKAAFNYCGIDAEVMPPSDNQSVELARKYISGGECFPYVVTLGDMLKIVFSKDFNPQRTAFFMPSGAGPCRFGQYNVSHRLILKKLGFESVPIYSPQQDAQFYKDLNIAGGEFSLRAWQGVVAYGLLNKLLLQTRPYEKNAGETEALYEHYMVKIYETLKSRNGDLEVLLKNIKKEFKNIPVYKDKKPLIGIVGEIFVRSHPFSNENLIKRLEALGAEVYLTPIEEWIHYVNKMALRKALIKKDKSAIIKILVNKFFQWRVEKKFSSCFKGAMNFLHEPSIKEIFKFASPYVPDSFEGESILSIGKSIDLIKKGVSGIVNAMPFGCMPGAIVTALLRFIQKDYNIPVISLAYDGTNSTVNELWLEAFMETIKNMKKGGELSGKCS, from the coding sequence ATGGGTTCTGAGCTTTCCCTTGGCATTGATGTAGGAAGTGAGACAGCCAAGATAGCAGTTGTTGACAGTGATTTTAGAATTATTGAAAAACTATATTTGAAACATTTCGGAAAGCCTGCTGAGATAGTATCCCGCATTTTAATGGATATTGCCTCAAGATACAGTGATTTAAAAATATGTTTTACTGGAGTCTCGGGAAGATTTATTGCAAAGAATGCTGGTGCTCCCTATGTAAATGAGATTGTATCACAGGCAACGGCAACATCATTTTTTTATCCTCAAGTAAGGACAATTATTGAGATTGGAGGAGAGGATTCAAAGCTTGTTTTTCTTGATAAAAAAGGAAGAATAAAGGATTTCTCCCTTAACAGTATATGTGCAGCAGGAACAGGCTCTTTTCTTGAGCAGCAGGCAGAAAGACTTGGACTTACAATAGAACAGTTCAGTGAGCTTGCAACAAAGTCTGAAAGACCATCAAAGATTGCTGGTCGTTGCAGTGTCTTTGCAAAATCAGACATGATTCATCTTCAGCAGATTGCAACTCCTCTGGAAGACATAATTGCAGGACTTTGCTTTGCCCTTGCAAGAAACTTTAAGGCAACTATGTTTAAGGGCAGAAGCATTGAAAAAGAAGTTGCCTTTCAAGGTGGAGTTGCAGCAAACAGGGGAATGATAAAAGCATTTAAGAAGGTGCTGGGCATAAATGAAATACTCATACCTGAGCATTTTGAAGTGACAGGTGCAATTGGTGCCGCGATTAAGGCTCAAAAAGAGGGAGCTTATCTAAATGAGGCAATTATTGAAAAACTCGGTAAGCTCAAAGCAGAGATTGAATACGGACTTCCGCCTCTTTCAGCCTCCAGCCTTAAATCTTCAGTCTTCAGCTTTCAACCTCTTAAGCCTCAGCATGCTTATCTCGGTATTGATGTTGGTTCTGTAAGCACAAACATTGTTCTTATAGATGAAGAAGGTAGGATTATCACAAAGAAATATCTTCCCACAGCAGGAAAACCAATTGATGCAGTAAAAAGAGGCTTGAGTGAGATAAACAGGGAAATTCAGAATATTCAGATAAAAGGCGTTGGCGTTACAGGCTCTGGTCGTTATATGATTGGAGATTTTGTCGGTGCAGATGTGGTGAAAAATGAGATAACAGCCCATGCCAGAGGTGCAATTCATTTTGACCCGAGTATTGACACGATTTTTGAAATTGGTGGACAGGATTCAAAATACATAAAGCTTAAAGATGGCAAAGTTGTTGATTTTGAGATGAATAAAGCCTGTGCAGCAGGAACAGGCTCATTTATAGAAGAACAGGCTGACAAACTTGGTATAACCCTTGAAGAGTTTCAGAGCCTTGCCTTTAGCTCAAAAACACCCTGCAAACTTGGCGAAAGATGCACTGTTTTTATGGAAAACTCCCTTGTCATAAATCTACATAAAGGTGCTCGCAAAGAAGACATTGTTGCAGGTCTTTGTTACAGTATAGCGGAAAACTACATAAACAGAGTTGTAGCTGGAAAATCTATTGGTAAAAGAATATTCTTTCAGGGCGGGGTTGCATTTAACAGAGCAGTTGTTGCAGCCTTTGAGAATTTCTTAAAAGAGAGAGTTGACAGTGTTTTGGAGCTAATTATTCCACCTCATCATGAAGTCATGGGCGCAATTGGTGTAGCCCTGATTGCAAAAGATTTTATGAAAAACGGCAAAGAAAGCAAATTCAAAGGCTTTTCTTTAAAAGACAGGCTTTACAGCATCTCTTCCTTTGAATGCAAAGGCTGTCCCAACTATTGTGAAATAAACAGGGTTAAGATAGAAGGTGAAGAAAACTATCTTTTTTATGGTGGAAGATGCGATAAATATGAGAGACAGGATGTTACTTCAAGACTTCCAGATCCTGTAAAACTGAGAGAGGAATTACTATGGAAGGCACATAAAGAATATGAGGCTCAATACAGAGATAGAAAGGCACCTGTAATTGGAATACCTTACATATTTTTCTTTCATGACCATCTTCCCTTCTGGAGTACACTTTTATGGGAGCTCGGTTTTAATGTAAAGGTTTCAGATAAGACGAACAAAGAAATTATTAATAAAGGCGTTGAAAAGGTTTTATCTGAGGCGTGTTTCCCTCTTAAGGTTGCCTATGGACACATAGCAGACTTAATTGAAAAGGGAGTTGATTTGATCTTTCTTCCGAGCTTTATAAATCTTAATCTTTATGATGAGTATGAAAGAGGTCTTGCATGTCCTCTTGTTCAGACAATTCCTTATGTAAGCAGAAGACTATTTAGAGAAGCAAAGTTTATTATACCAAGAATAGATTTCTCAAGAGGCTTTGATTATCTCAAAAAGGAACTGATTCAGGCATTTAAGGGAATTATAAATATAAAAAACCTTGATGAAAAAATAGCTACTGCAAAACATAAGCAGAAAGAGTTTGTTATTTCAATTCAAAAGGAAGGTTTAAAGCTTCTTGAGACAGCAAAAGATAGATCCCTCGGTCAGCAAGCTACTGTAGTTATTTTAGGCAGGTCATATAATTCCTTTGATCAGGCAGTCAGTCTTGATATCTCAGGAAAACTTACCCGCCTTAATGTTCTTCCAATTCCAATGGATATGCTTCCTCTTGAGGGAATAAACATAAAAGATGAATGGAGCAACTTATACTGGCGTTCAGGGCAAAAAATTATAAGAGCCTCAAGATTTATTCATAAGTCAGACGAGGTATATCCTGTATTTATCACCAACTTCTCCTGCGGACCTGACTCCTTTATAATAAATTATTTCAAAGAAGAAATGGCTAAAAAGCCTTATCTGATACTTGAGATCGATGAACACAGTGCTGACGCTGGAGTTGTTACAAGACTTGAGGCTTTTATAGATAGTGTAAGAGATAGAGAAAAAAAGGATTCAGAAAAAAAATTCATTCCCCTATTGATTAAAAGTTCAGATTTATCAAAAAGAATTATATATATTCCAAGAATGTCTGACCATGCCTTTGCTCTAAAGGCAGCCTTTAACTACTGTGGGATTGATGCAGAAGTAATGCCTCCTTCTGACAATCAGTCAGTTGAGCTTGCAAGAAAATATATATCAGGAGGAGAATGCTTTCCCTATGTTGTAACTCTCGGTGATATGCTGAAGATCGTTTTTTCAAAAGATTTCAATCCTCAAAGGACAGCCTTTTTCATGCCTTCTGGAGCTGGTCCATGCAGATTTGGTCAGTATAATGTTTCTCACAGGCTAATACTTAAAAAATTAGGATTTGAGAGCGTTCCCATTTATTCACCCCAGCAGGATGCCCAATTTTACAAAGATTTAAATATCGCAGGAGGAGAATTTTCTCTCAGAGCATGGCAGGGAGTTGTTGCCTATGGGTTACTCAATAAATTATTACTTCAAACAAGACCTTACGAAAAAAATGCTGGAGAAACTGAAGCATTATATGAACATTATATGGTAAAAATCTATGAAACTTTAAAAAGTAGAAACGGTGATTTAGAAGTTTTGCTTAAAAATATAAAAAAGGAGTTTAAAAACATACCAGTATACAAAGACAAAAAGCCTCTGATAGGAATTGTTGGTGAAATATTTGTTAGAAGTCATCCTTTTTCAAATGAAAATTTAATTAAAAGACTTGAAGCCTTAGGCGCAGAAGTATATCTTACACCAATTGAAGAGTGGATTCACTATGTAAATAAAATGGCCTTAAGAAAAGCCTTGATAAAAAAGGATAAATCTGCTATTATAAAAATTCTTGTTAATAAATTTTTCCAGTGGAGGGTGGAGAAGAAATTTTCTTCTTGTTTTAAAGGAGCAATGAATTTTTTACATGAGCCCTCCATAAAGGAAATTTTTAAATTTGCATCACCCTATGTTCCTGATAGTTTTGAAGGAGAGAGTATTTTGAGTATTGGCAAAAGCATTGATTTGATTAAAAAAGGTGTTAGCGGCATTGTTAATGCAATGCCCTTTGGATGTATGCCAGGCGCCATTGTTACAGCTTTGTTGAGATTTATTCAAAAGGATTATAATATCCCTGTAATATCTCTTGCCTATGATGGAACAAACTCAACTGTTAATGAACTATGGCTTGAAGCTTTTATGGAAACAATTAAAAACATGAAAAAAGGAGGTGAATTGAGTGGGAAGTGTTCTTAA
- a CDS encoding menaquinone biosynthesis decarboxylase, which translates to MAYNDLREFLNLLEKKGLLHRVSVEVDPVLEIAEITDRMCKSPSGGKALFFEKVKGSEIPVVTNIFGSFERMCLALEVENLDDIGKRIEKLIHQTPPKTLKDKIKTVFELIEIRKYLPKRVNKAACQEVINHNPDLTKLPILKTWPKDGGRFITFPMVFTRDPETGKQNCGMYRMQVYDEKTTGMHWHIHKDAATHFRKYKELGKTMPVAVAIGSDPAVIYSSTAPLPYGIDEMVFAGFLRQSPVEMVKCVTSDIEVPANSEIVLEGYVESDELRDEGPFGDHTGFYSPVDKFPVFHVTCITHRKNPIYPATVVGKPPMEDCYMGKATERIFLPLLRIQFPEIIDMNLPMEGVFHNAAIVSIKKQYPGHGKKIIHGLWGMGQMMFSKLIIVVDEDVNVQDLSTTAWKVLNNVDWQRDVIISQGPVDELDHASSMPRFGGKMGIDATRKTREEGMMRDWPEEITQAEEIKELVTKKWHEYGF; encoded by the coding sequence ATGGCTTATAACGATTTAAGAGAATTCTTAAACCTACTTGAAAAAAAAGGATTACTTCACAGAGTCAGTGTAGAGGTTGACCCTGTGCTTGAGATTGCTGAGATAACTGACAGAATGTGTAAATCTCCCAGTGGTGGAAAGGCTTTGTTTTTTGAAAAAGTGAAGGGATCAGAAATTCCTGTTGTTACAAATATTTTTGGCTCATTTGAAAGGATGTGTCTTGCTCTTGAGGTTGAAAACCTTGATGATATTGGCAAAAGAATTGAAAAGCTTATCCATCAAACTCCGCCAAAGACATTGAAAGACAAAATAAAAACAGTTTTTGAATTGATTGAGATTAGAAAATACCTGCCAAAAAGAGTAAACAAAGCAGCATGTCAGGAAGTTATAAATCATAATCCTGACTTAACCAAACTTCCAATCCTTAAAACATGGCCCAAGGATGGTGGAAGATTTATTACTTTTCCCATGGTTTTTACCCGTGACCCTGAAACAGGCAAACAGAACTGCGGAATGTATCGCATGCAAGTGTATGATGAAAAAACAACAGGCATGCACTGGCACATTCATAAAGATGCAGCTACGCATTTCAGAAAATATAAAGAACTTGGCAAAACAATGCCAGTTGCTGTTGCAATTGGCTCTGATCCTGCGGTTATTTATTCTTCAACAGCACCTCTTCCCTATGGAATTGATGAAATGGTATTTGCTGGATTTTTAAGACAAAGTCCTGTTGAGATGGTTAAGTGTGTAACTTCTGATATAGAAGTGCCTGCAAATTCTGAGATAGTCCTTGAAGGTTATGTGGAGTCTGATGAATTAAGAGATGAAGGACCTTTTGGCGATCATACAGGTTTTTACTCTCCAGTGGATAAATTTCCAGTTTTTCACGTAACCTGCATTACCCATAGAAAAAACCCCATATATCCTGCAACAGTTGTTGGAAAGCCTCCAATGGAAGACTGTTACATGGGTAAAGCAACAGAGAGAATCTTTCTTCCTTTGCTCAGAATACAATTTCCAGAGATAATAGACATGAATCTTCCAATGGAAGGAGTATTTCATAATGCTGCTATAGTTTCAATAAAAAAGCAGTACCCAGGGCATGGTAAAAAGATAATTCACGGGCTATGGGGAATGGGACAGATGATGTTTTCAAAGCTCATAATTGTCGTGGATGAAGATGTCAATGTTCAGGATTTATCAACTACTGCATGGAAGGTCCTTAACAATGTGGACTGGCAGAGAGATGTGATAATCTCTCAGGGACCTGTTGATGAGCTTGACCATGCATCAAGCATGCCAAGATTTGGTGGTAAAATGGGAATTGATGCAACCCGTAAAACCCGTGAAGAAGGAATGATGAGAGATTGGCCAGAGGAAATCACTCAGGCAGAAGAGATAAAAGAGCTTGTCACAAAAAAATGGCATGAGTATGGGTTCTGA
- a CDS encoding class II fructose-bisphosphate aldolase: protein MGFEKFTEAVEIKNGKVTVKNKESIKNLMDELIFDAVFEESDDVRTKKFLIIKEIAKEMGAIPASIQALYEEMGREFPGFTVPAINIRGLTYDVARAIFRKAKEKNVGAFIFEIARSEIGYTKQRPLEYSACVLAAAVREGFTGPVFIQGDHFQIVRRHFEKDPEAEVNYVKGLIKEAIEAEFYNIDIDTSTLVDLSKDTVYEQQRPNFEYTAQLAEYVRSFEPEGITISIGGEIGEIGGKNSTPEEARAYLDGFRDVYKGNKGLSKLSVQTGTKHGGVVLPDGSIAQVKIDFETLRVLSELVRKEYGLSGCVQHGASTLPEEAFDKFPETGTSEIHLATGFQNIIYDSKALPDDFRKMIYEYLKKEFRSEWKEGQTEEQFIYSTRKKGFGPFKKEWWSLPGQVKEPIMQELEKKFDLLFEKLRVKGTEELVKKIVKPVKVSVKIEL from the coding sequence ATGGGATTTGAAAAATTTACAGAAGCAGTGGAAATTAAAAATGGGAAAGTTACAGTAAAAAATAAAGAATCAATTAAAAATTTAATGGATGAACTCATATTTGATGCAGTTTTTGAAGAATCAGATGATGTAAGAACAAAAAAGTTTTTAATAATTAAAGAAATTGCAAAAGAAATGGGAGCAATACCAGCTTCAATTCAGGCACTTTATGAGGAAATGGGAAGAGAGTTTCCTGGATTTACAGTTCCTGCGATAAATATCAGAGGATTAACATATGATGTAGCAAGAGCAATTTTCAGAAAAGCAAAGGAAAAAAATGTTGGTGCTTTTATATTTGAAATTGCTCGTTCTGAAATTGGTTATACAAAGCAAAGACCTCTTGAATACTCAGCCTGTGTTCTGGCTGCTGCTGTCAGAGAGGGATTTACAGGTCCTGTTTTCATTCAGGGAGATCATTTTCAGATAGTAAGAAGACATTTTGAAAAAGATCCAGAAGCTGAGGTTAATTATGTAAAAGGCTTAATAAAAGAGGCAATTGAAGCAGAGTTTTATAATATAGACATTGACACTTCTACTCTTGTTGACCTGAGTAAAGATACAGTATATGAACAGCAAAGACCTAATTTTGAATATACTGCTCAGCTTGCAGAATATGTCCGCAGTTTTGAACCTGAAGGTATTACTATATCAATAGGAGGGGAAATTGGCGAAATTGGCGGTAAAAATAGCACCCCTGAAGAAGCAAGAGCATATCTTGATGGATTCAGAGATGTTTATAAAGGAAACAAAGGCTTGAGCAAACTGAGTGTGCAGACCGGAACAAAACATGGTGGAGTGGTGCTTCCCGATGGAAGCATTGCACAGGTAAAGATTGATTTTGAAACTTTAAGAGTTCTTTCCGAACTTGTAAGAAAAGAGTATGGTCTCAGCGGATGCGTTCAGCATGGTGCAAGCACTCTTCCAGAGGAAGCCTTTGATAAATTTCCTGAAACAGGAACATCAGAAATACATCTTGCAACAGGATTTCAGAATATAATCTATGATAGTAAAGCTCTACCAGATGATTTCAGGAAAATGATATATGAATATCTAAAAAAAGAGTTTCGCTCTGAATGGAAAGAAGGACAGACAGAGGAACAGTTCATTTACAGCACCCGCAAAAAAGGGTTTGGTCCCTTTAAAAAGGAGTGGTGGAGCCTGCCAGGACAAGTAAAAGAGCCAATAATGCAGGAGCTTGAGAAAAAGTTTGACCTTCTTTTTGAAAAATTAAGAGTAAAGGGCACAGAGGAGCTTGTAAAAAAGATTGTTAAGCCTGTAAAAGTTTCTGTAAAAATAGAGCTTTAG
- the pfp gene encoding diphosphate--fructose-6-phosphate 1-phosphotransferase: METVGIIVGGGPAPGINGTISAATIEAINQGKKVVGIKGGFKPLFDGDLSCAMPLTVDDVSRIHTKGGSILRTSRERTEKVREKFPILMETLKKLGIKYLITIGGDGTLFMANWIEREARGEINVVHVPKTIDNDLPLPGGASTFGYETARHWGVEIVKNIMEDARVTARWYFLTIMGRYTGHLALGVGKAAGATITIIPEEFPEEKISFKKVADILTGAIIKRMSMGRDHGVAILAEGLSEKFDPEELSEYEQLEKDETGRVRLSEIQLGRIMKNFVKKSLEELGIKITIVDKNIGYELRSADPIPYDIEYTRNLGYGAVRYLLRGGTGAMITFEEGHLMPIPFVELMDYRTGKVKIRKVDITSENYEVGRKYMIRLEKEDFEGDRLKALASVVRMTGKEFRERFYHVTS; the protein is encoded by the coding sequence ATGGAAACAGTGGGAATCATTGTAGGAGGAGGACCAGCTCCTGGAATAAATGGAACGATAAGTGCTGCAACAATTGAAGCAATAAATCAAGGTAAAAAAGTTGTGGGAATAAAAGGCGGATTTAAACCTCTCTTTGACGGAGATCTTTCCTGTGCCATGCCTCTTACTGTTGATGATGTTTCAAGAATACATACAAAGGGTGGTTCAATTCTTAGAACCTCCCGTGAGCGTACTGAAAAGGTAAGAGAGAAATTTCCGATTTTGATGGAAACATTGAAGAAACTCGGGATTAAATATCTTATAACAATCGGTGGAGATGGAACTCTTTTTATGGCAAATTGGATTGAAAGAGAAGCAAGAGGAGAAATAAATGTAGTTCATGTTCCAAAAACAATAGACAATGACCTTCCACTTCCAGGAGGTGCTTCAACCTTTGGATATGAAACAGCAAGGCATTGGGGAGTGGAAATTGTTAAAAACATTATGGAAGATGCAAGAGTGACAGCAAGATGGTATTTTCTTACAATAATGGGAAGATACACAGGACATCTTGCTTTAGGAGTAGGTAAAGCAGCGGGAGCAACTATTACAATAATTCCTGAAGAGTTTCCAGAGGAGAAAATTTCTTTCAAAAAAGTGGCTGATATTCTCACAGGAGCAATAATTAAAAGAATGAGTATGGGAAGAGATCATGGAGTTGCCATACTTGCAGAGGGTTTGTCAGAAAAATTTGATCCTGAAGAACTCAGTGAATATGAACAGCTTGAAAAGGATGAAACAGGCAGAGTTAGACTCAGCGAGATTCAGCTCGGCAGAATTATGAAAAATTTTGTTAAAAAATCTCTTGAAGAACTGGGAATTAAAATAACAATAGTTGATAAAAACATAGGATATGAACTGAGGTCTGCAGACCCTATTCCTTATGATATTGAATACACAAGAAATCTTGGCTATGGTGCTGTAAGATACTTACTAAGAGGTGGCACAGGAGCAATGATAACCTTTGAAGAAGGTCATCTCATGCCAATTCCATTTGTTGAGCTTATGGATTACAGAACAGGTAAAGTAAAAATAAGAAAGGTTGATATTACCTCAGAAAATTATGAGGTAGGAAGAAAATACATGATAAGGCTTGAAAAGGAAGATTTTGAAGGAGACCGTCTCAAGGCACTTGCCAGTGTGGTAAGAATGACAGGGAAGGAGTTCAGGGAAAGATTCTACCATGTCACTTCATAA